Below is a genomic region from Miscanthus floridulus cultivar M001 chromosome 1, ASM1932011v1, whole genome shotgun sequence.
ttttctaaatcccatttttcaggctgtatgttataattaacaacaaatgtgtcaaattctttgggcaaggaagcaaaaatcaaatgaataagaaactcatccttgagtgctaaatccattggtttgagcttagatgccagattgctcattctcagtatgtgctctctaatgccactgccgtcaccagagtacctttctgtaaccagctgcttgatcagctgtgttgcatatgtctttgaagagccagtgaactgactctttattctttctaggtactctgtgaccgtgtcatagtctagaattgagcccacaatagcaggctcaatcgtgttctttatcactgtcAAACACTTCTTATTGGCAGTGACCTAttttctatgctcaaggtcatagtacatctttacgggagcaaaatcccgctctctgttctgccatgcagcatcagtctcatctgtctccctcaccggtgccacaggttctctaggacacggtgtggtgacaacccagtccacctcagcgaggataaaagccaggtctatctttttcttccactcaatatagttatcaccttttagagtggggatctctttgatacaactcatcaagttgtatcctcctgaaaacacaattcaaatagtgtgagaacacaaatgataacaacaataattgcatgccttagtttaacgttggtcaaaattaaaacatacaattattttatacattaaatctacatcaccgttgggcagaaatagaaataatgcataatcattaaaattataatattgctattaataacgttggtcagaaaataacaatatcataataaaatcaactcatatttatctcttggctcttaaaatcaaattctcccattggtttgaatttaattaaaagtccataattactttaaatacgcagcggaaacattaacattcaataatcattttcctattttccagaagcaactttactatttactgaacaaaaaaatatcgttggataaattttgtacagaaaattatcataaaaattcaattcaaattgatcaaattGTTTTAtggaaaataagaaaataaaaaactgTGACTGTACTATTTTATTTGGCCATTTCGGCCCGATCCAGCAACAGCCCATGGCCTGTTCACGCGCGCGCGCCAGCGCACCCGGCCCAGCTACCCGCGGCCTAGCCACGCGCGCcagcgctcccccgcgcccaggccgcaacctgggcctgggccgggaattcggcCTCGCGCCCTTTCCCGCCTGGGCTGCGGCGCTGGCCCGATCATCTCCGTCCGTCCATCCAGATCGAACGGTGGAGCGCGCAGCTCGGGGCATCAAAAACCCCGGCTGGCCGCGCCTCCCTCAACCCTAGCTCCATTTTCATTCGTAtactctctctcttcgcctcactgcTCTCCCCTTCTCTCCTCAGTCATCACCGAGCAAGCGACAACGGCAAAGCAGCGAGGTCCCAgcgccgtcgctggccccctcgccggcgtgcgcgctccccagcgggtgagcgcgccaccgtcgagcggcctggccgcggcgcccctgtgGCCGGATCCCGGCGAGCGGTGCCCCCCTCGGTCGGcctttcttttccccgcgcgccggcgtgACTGCAGTGCCGCGCAGACGCCGAGGTAGGCCATCCCCTTTCCTCTTTCTTTGGATTGATTCGTTCGGATTTTGGCCCGATttgccgattagggttagggttagggttgggatggCCACTGTTTTCTTCTTCccccgatttgaaatcggttctttctttccttttcccGAGCTCTCTAGAGTTAGGGTTAGGTGTCGAAGCTATTCGCTGTCCCGATCCGATTTGGATCAGCCATTCTGGTCTTTTCGCCAAACCCTGATTTgttctttagggttagggtttgagttaTTTCTGTCCGGATTGAAATCCGTCTTTCTTTTGTCTCTCTTTGCGCCGCGCACCAGAGCCACAGCGGAGCCGGCCATGGTGGGCGGAAGGAAAAAGTGTTTGATTTCTTCTCGGgtaacttttcttttcttttcccgaACCCAATCTACGACTAGGAAGgcgtctgataccattgttaaggTCATTTAGAAtctctagcagtagatctaggGTTCTTTCCTTTGAATACGGGATGAACAGAGAAGAAAGAACAGTGAGATGAGGAGAGAGGTGTTGGTGTTTaacctgagccctcggagggagtcgtggagctggccatctcagcttcggtgatggaggcagcacacgtgcagcgacgggtggagtagaggttgcacggacgtcaatgcagtgcagacggacggcgtagcagtgacgacggcgagggtcagcggagcttcccgtcgctggctgcgcgccctcttagatcggtctagggtttgtcggtggggtttgcgactcacggcgaacctcgtgctttgagccgccggcccccacctctttatatagcgcagtgcgatgggggcccaccaaccatgtagggttgggcgcccccgatcagggcgcgtgaccaaggcccaataggccgttgagcttattggttgggagatcaatctaacactatTGTCTAAATTCCTGGTAACACCCGTTAAGTTGAAGGTAAAAGGATCATTTTGCCCTTCATTATGTACAAGAAGCAAAGAAGAATTTTGTTGTTTTGCCACTACGCGAAATGGTTACCCACCATGAGGTACCTAAGATCTTTTTAGGGTATGCCGATCCAATGCTCAAATATCCTTGCAATGAATCTTACTGAATTCCATGTTTCATGATATTTGAAGTTTGTTCAATTAAGTTCaaaacaagataaaattcaaTAGTTCTAACATATAGTTGGGAATATGTATAAACGATTTTTATACACGTACGATGgttcaaagaaaattaaaaattaTAATCCTACAAACAATACGACAATGCGTGAATAAGTAGCTAACATTAAAATTCTACTCTGTCAAACTAAGTCGTCACATGGCATCAAAAAGCCAATCAAGATATAAATCATAGGATAACTCGTGGTATTCTCCATTGTGACTGAATGGACCTGGAACTCCTGAAAAATCACTGCACTAATATGCTAACTACTTTccccgtcccaaattataagacgctttGACATTTTTAAATTCATAGCTTTTGCCATTTATCTAGAAATAATATACATCTAGGTGTAcagcaaaagctatgaatctagaaaggTAAACGTCTTGTATTCTGGAACAGAGGAGTACAATATTTATTTACCAAGAAAATAATAATTGTATATAAATATGCAAATCAAGAAGAGAAAACCTTATAGATCCCAAAGATCCTAGAGAAACACAAAGTGCACATTGTTTCATAACCAATGATTTCTTTGAACAGGATCCCTGATACTATTTGacgaaaaggaaaaatgaattgaACTCTCACACAATGCACTGGAGCAGAAGAAGCGAGGATGGGCTAGCAGCGCGCGTCGACCGCAGACGGGGGAGCGCGGAGCGGTGGAGTAGCGAAAGGAACACGTTTGCCATTTCGCagcagcggtggcggtggtgtgggggtgggggtggactGGTGGAGGGAGCTTCGGGGAGCATGAAACGTGGCGGAGGTAGCGACACAGAGAGTGGTGCGCGAGACGGGCCATGATGAGGAAGACCCACACGTCGCGCTCCTCCAGGGGGCAACGACCGAAGGCTGGAAATAATCGAGACGTTTGGATGAGATTCACCTAGAATTGAATTTTAAGTGCTTCCAAACAGGGAAGTTTCATTGGTTAAAATCATAGATTAATTTTTTCTTTCCATGTGGGGCTGAAAACTTAgactttggttttttttttttttttttttgaggaaacaggAGGGGTCACCCCTACTGAATTTTTATTAAACTTTTGAAATAGTACATGTCTGGAGTACAGTGTCATAAAACAAAGAAAGTAACAAAGAAAATCAAGACAATTACATAAAGCTGTCTAGCCATAAATCAAACATTGGTTGATATTTAGTTTTGGCTCTTAGCTTAACTAGAGCCAGCTCCCTTCTGAATATAACTTTGGTTGAGTCCGCCGAGTGTTGAAGATTCCTGAAAATCAAATCATTTCGAGTAGACTAGATTGCCCAGCACATAGAGATTATGTTTTCCATGTAGAAAGGATGATGAATGAGGTCTCTGAACACAGATGTGGTTTGAAGTAATTCGCTCTGCACAAAAGGAGCAAGACCCAAGGCATTCCAACAACTCATTGCAAAAGGGCAATGAAAGAAAAGATGCATAAGAGTTTCATcagagtccaaatgacatagaGCAtaattgtagctttccaatgccATAGTTTTCTTCTGAGAAGTTCACGAGTGTTGAGTCTGTCCTTCACCAGGAGAGCCAGAAGAAAAGTTTCCTCCTTGGCTGACAGTGAGATTTCCGTAGCCATTTATAAACTGAATGAACCTGCCTGGAACCTATAAGCTATATATAGGCTTTCTTTGAAGTAAAAGTTGATGACCCCCAAATATATGTCCACAAATCATTACCATCTTGTAGCTGAAACTCATCCAAAAAGGAGTCAAGTTGCTGAAATTGATCAAAAGCCTGTGTTGACAGAGGAAGATGGAACAATTCAGACATATCATTGGTGGAAATGAATGACTGCACTGAAATATGCTGTGTCCTTGCAAATGAAAATAACTCAGGGAAAATGGAACTCATCAAATTATTATTCCAAGTGTCCTCCCAGAATAAACAGGATGAACCATCAGAGACTGTAACTGAAGCTAGACCTTTGAAAGAGACCAAGGACCTTAAAATATCTTTCCACCAAAATGAGCCTCTATTATTATTAATTGGAAGGGCACCTTGTGGATAGTGACAATTCCATACCAGCTGCACCCAAGGCATGTCAATCTGACTTCGGTAAAAATTCACATAATTGTCGAAACTTTTGAATAATTAATTATAGACTTTTTCCTAGTGCTGTAATCCGTTGCAAGTGTTTAAATTTTGAGGTTCAGCATACGCGTTGTTGATATTTTAATCCTAAGTGCAAGTATAGTAAGATGTTATACGCTGAGATAAAGGAGAGAGGGGAGTAGTGAAAAGAGAAGTGGACTGTAAATTTACAGATAAGCTTATGTATAAGAACTAAAAAATAATTATGAGAGAGGTACAGCATCCACCAACGCCGAGGGGCCGAAAAACACTGTACGGGAAATGGAGTTTTCTAAACCCACCGTCCAAAGTGCACTGCAACTGAGATCTAGTGGTGCTACATACTCCACAGCGGCACATCCGGTAATGGGTTTCAACTCTCAAAGCTTGGCAGCAAAAGGCGCGATACGCCACGCTAATCTAGGATTAACCTCCCCGCCGTACCAAAGAAAGAATTCACCccagaccccgccatgggaaggcgCACTGCGGGTTGCATTGCATCAATCGGCGTCCGTCCTCGTGCGCCACACTTCTTTTGCCCCTCTCCTCCTCTgcccgcctcgcctcgcctcgccttctACTCGTACCAAGCAACTTGCAGCGCCGAGCACAGTGGCGATCACTACTCGCACCTGTAAGGGCGCCGGTTTATTCCAGGATAATAAGAAATAAATAATAATATAGCTATATAAACAAACAAAAAATGCTGGGCCCTCTGTAACTGTGTTGCTATAGATGGAGAGTGTGCCAGCATGTGTGCTGGTACAGGGTCTGTCCTTTTTTAGTAGTAAGACGCTAACGTGCCGGCGGCATCGGTGGTCGTCGTACGCGCCAGATGAAATGGAACGGAACGGGGGATTCGCACGCGAGGACGAGGAGATCGATAGATAACCCACCAGTTTTCCGCAGCCGCAAATCACCTGCTGGGCCCCGCGCGCATGCGCCCTCCGCCAGGAAACGCGTCGAGGTGTCGCGCCGCGACTGCGCCGCCGCGCCGCTCCGGGGGCGCGCGGTTTATTTCCACTGCTTTAATCCCCCGTCCCGATCCTCTGGACCGACGGCCGCGATCGCGCCACGGCGCCCCGCGAGAAGGTTCGGACGCCCACGGTGTTTTGCACGCACAGAGAGAGGGGGCCCGGCCCGGGAGCAGCACACCATCCTCGCATTATTCTTTTCGGATTTGCTCCACTTCCACCCCCATGCCCGTGTCCATCTCAGGCTGCTGCATCACATCATCATCGCCCACTCCCAGCACCACctccaccagcggcggcggcgccatcaCCAGCGCCAGCGCAGGCGGAGGCCCCGGCGACGCGGACCGGGCGCCGTTACTGGCCTGCTAGCTCTTCGTCAGCGGCGTCCCTTCCTGTCAAGCTAAGGTCAGCCTCGCCCTGTCCCCCTCTGTGTTACCCCGTTCCTGCGTCGTTTCCTTCCTTCGTTTTAGCGGTCAAGTGAAGCAACGGGAAAGCTGCTTCTCTCGGGTGGATTCTGGTGCCCTGATCTCTAGGgtccgaggacgaggacgaggacgaggacgagaggTGCTGTGTGTGATCGGTTCTCGCGGATAGTTGCATGCTGAATTTGTGCGAGACTGCTAGAATTTTAGCCTTGTAGAAGGGGATGGGGGAACGACTGAGGAGGATCTGCTGTTTGGTTGCTTCTTTACCCATGCGCTGTTTGGTTGCTTCTTTACTCATGCGCGGTGGCGTGGATCATGCTAGTCACGGGAGGTCGGGTCGTCGGGAGCTTCTCAACATTTCTCTTCAGCCTGttcggtcgtatttggcttataagccatgactctctcacaacaaaccagccaacagCCAAAACAGCCCAAACTAACAGGGCGCCATCAGCCTTCTCTATTTTATATTACTTCCACGCATGATTTTAGGCTAGTTGATCCGCGTCTTCAATTGTTTCTTTACTCATTGAGTAACCCCGTCGGTTCTTATCCTACTTATATTGGTATAAAGTGAGATAACAAATTAGTGTATGCTTATTATAAATTAAGATCCATCACTGTTGCTAAGGATTGGTAGCATTCATTGTTGTAAATAAGGCGATATTAGTGTGGATCTATGTTTGTTTGCCTAGCTAGAGTTCACAGATTTGTTACTGACTACGAAACGTGAAATGGAACAGGTCTTCCAGCGAGGAAGTTACCAATGGGTCTGGATAATACTTATGGGGAGCTATCTGGCATGTTCTGTGGAGGCCTGTCTTATGATGGCTACGCAGACCACAGCAGCGCAAGTGATTATTTCAGGTTCACTGATCCACTTCCTGCAGTTGTGCCCCAGATGGCAGCAGAAGCCTGTTCAAATCCTTCTTCCACTGTGTCAAGGGCCAACACTGAAACTGACAACCCGGAGGATTGGGAATTCATGTCAGATGAGTCCCTCAACTATATTAGCCGGATGCTCATGGAGGAGGATATCGATGAGAAAGTCAGCATGTACCAGGCGGAGTCAGCGGCACTGCGTGCTGCTGTAAAGCCGTTCTATGACATTCTTGGGCACAAGTTTCCACCGTCTCCTGATCACCAGCCGATCCCTTGGTCCATGGACAGCCCCAGTGAGAGTAGCAGTAGCATTTGTGCACAATCTGTGGCAAGTACTGTCACTAGCAGCAGCATTGGTGGCACAGTGGATAGCAACTGTCGCTACGACGTTGGACGCAGTGAGCAGTTGGAAGCTTATCGAGGCTTGTGTGGTCAGTCTTCTCAGCCGCTTGTTGGTACATCAACTGATGCTTCCAATGCAGTGGATGTGCTAGAAGAACCTTTGATCACGAATGGCCAGATCCCTGAGTATTTGTTTGAGTGCCTTCCAACTTGGGATTTCAGGAGAGGTATTGAGGAAGTCCAGAAGTTTCTTCCTGATAGCAATACACTAGTGATTGATTTAGAAGCTGGTGGTGTCGCAGGACCTCAAGAAGCAAGGAAAGATGTTTCTTTGAATGCCAAAAAGGCAGATGTATTGAAGGCCAAGAAAAACAGACAGAGTGAAGACCTTGACCTGATGGAAGGCCGGAACATTAAACAGTCTGCATTTTGTTCCGATGAACCTGATTGGATTGAGATGTTTGATGATCTGCTTCGGCAAACCGAGAAGAAGGCTACAGATCTGCGAGAGCTGATGCGCAATGAAGCTTCCAAGAATTCTCAGGTCACTCAGACGAAAGGACCAAGTGGGCCACGGCCACGGGGAAGGAAACCAACAAAGAAGGATGTGGTGGACCTTAGGACCATCCTCATCCACTGTGCACAGGCTGTGGCAGCAGATGACCGCAGAACTGCTAATGAATTGTTAAAGCAAATAAGGCACCATTCCAAGCCAAACGGCGATGGATCCCAGAGGTTAGCACATTGTTTTGCAGATGGTCTTGAGGCTCGTTTGGCAGGCACAGGGAGTCAGCTTTACCGCATGCTTATAGCGAAACGTACAACTGCCTCAGACATGCTTAAAGCCTACCACCTTTACCTTGCAGCATGCCCATTCAAGAGGCTTTCACATTTTCTTTCCAATCAAACAATCTTGAGTATGATTAAAAATGCATCAAAGGTGCATATCATTGACTTCGGCATTTATTTCGGCTTCCAATGGCCATGCCTAATCAGGCGTCTCTCCAAGAGGGAAGGCGGTCCACCTGTTCTGCGCATCACTGGAATTGATGTACCTCAGCCAGGTTTCCGCCCTTCCGAGAGAATTGAAGAGACTGGACGAAGGCTTGCAGAATATGCTGCGAAGTTCAAGGTGCCTTTTGAGTATCAGGGAATAGCGTCAAAGTGGGAAACCATCCGAGTTGAGGATCTCAAAGTTGGCAAGGATGAAGTTGTGATAGTTAATTGCCTATACAGATTCAGAAACCTGATTGATGAAACAGTTGCTGTAGACAGTCCTAGGAATAGAGTGCTCAACACAATAAGGCAAGTAAACCCAGCGATTTTCATCCATGGAATTGTGAATGGGTCATACAGTGTTCCCTTCTTCATCACACGTTTCCGTGAGGCACTGTTCCATTTCTCTGCattgtttgacatgctagagaCAACTGTCCCACGGGATGATCCCCAGCGCGCACTCATAGAGAGGGAAATGTTTGGCCGAGAGGCACTCAATGTTATTGCATGTGAGGGCTCAGACAGAGTTGAGAGACCCGAGACATACAAACAGTGGCAGGTGAGGAACCTCAGGGCTGGATTTGTTCAGTCTCCGTTAAACCAAGAAATTGTGATGAAAGCCAAGGACAAAGTAAAAGACATTTATCACAAGGACTTCGTCATAGATGAAGACAGTGGGTGGCTCCTGCAAGGCTGGAAAGGAAGGATAATCTATGCGATATCTACATGGAAGCCTAAGAAGAACTAGATTCTTGGTCTCCTATTCCATTGATGGTGGCAGCTAATTAACAGTCCTGCTATGTTATAGCATTTGGAATGTAGTATCTCATGGAATGCTTTGCCTTTGATGACCAGTCTATTCTTCATTTATTTATTTCATCTCTTTTGTAGCAAGTGATGCGTGCTGTCACAAAATGAGTCCTTAAACTTGAGTGGAGCACTAGTTCGAGAATATTAGGAGAAAGTGCTGCTACTGATGAACATAGTACTTGCTTTTGGAGTCGACTTGCGAATGGTGCCACAACAAGGCGGCATGATATCACTGGACCGCGATCACTATCAGCAATTCAGCATATCTTCATTTGATAATGCGTTGTTTTAGCTGATCCTTTCTTGGTCACAGACTGATTTTGTTGGGCAACTCATTGCTGGGTATGGTAATGGGTTGACTTTGAAGAGCCACTTATATAATATAGCTGTTTATCGGTTCTTTGTTCTCTGGATAACTGAACTCGTTGGAATCTGTGTTGTCTATGTTTGCGTTCAAAATGTGCTTTTTTTTTGTTGATAAATAGAGGTTGGAGTAGAATGCAGTGCAAACAAGGCCAATCTGGCTACAATGCCTAGAAAAACTAGATTTGCACAACATTAAAGGCCTTTCTTCCTAAACTCATGTTTGACCAAAAATGATTGCCAAGTCTGAGGTATGTTGCCGGCTTCATGTCTCAGGTGAAAATCGAGGCAAACCTAGCAGACCTTGTTCGCAACTTGCAGGGAGGTCCAGGTGTTCTATGAATTATGAAAGCTTCTTTCAAGTTGACTGGCGCCTTCTCCTGAGTCACTGAGTTTCGAGTGGCACAGAGCTGTTGAAAAGAGTCTGCTGGTTGTCTATACCGTCACGGTGTCCATGTCTTTCCGCCCTTGTTTCTTCACCGCCTTGTCATTCCTTTCCTGGAGTGAAGACGAGGGCTGGGCGAACGTGATCACAGCCGCGAAATGAATTCGCGGCGGCACGGCACGGCGCTGCACAGGATGGTCCGTGGCATGTGAGCCGAGAGAAAAGAAGATAAAGGCGACGGGGACATGGAACCAACAGGGGGTTCAGGCCTCAGGCTCAGCTTGTGAAGTGAAAGAGAGGCTGGCCGTGATGATGGCGCTGATGTCTCTCCTCTCTGAGTACATGATTTGAGGTGTTGTTTTCCCCACCTGTGATTCCCTGGTGCAAAGGGAAAGCGCGAGGCATGAGAGGCTCCTATTTTCCCCCTTCATTATCACAAATGTACCAGCTAATTAGTTGCTTAATTCTTTTGCA
It encodes:
- the LOC136547683 gene encoding scarecrow-like protein 9; protein product: MGLDNTYGELSGMFCGGLSYDGYADHSSASDYFRFTDPLPAVVPQMAAEACSNPSSTVSRANTETDNPEDWEFMSDESLNYISRMLMEEDIDEKVSMYQAESAALRAAVKPFYDILGHKFPPSPDHQPIPWSMDSPSESSSSICAQSVASTVTSSSIGGTVDSNCRYDVGRSEQLEAYRGLCGQSSQPLVGTSTDASNAVDVLEEPLITNGQIPEYLFECLPTWDFRRGIEEVQKFLPDSNTLVIDLEAGGVAGPQEARKDVSLNAKKADVLKAKKNRQSEDLDLMEGRNIKQSAFCSDEPDWIEMFDDLLRQTEKKATDLRELMRNEASKNSQVTQTKGPSGPRPRGRKPTKKDVVDLRTILIHCAQAVAADDRRTANELLKQIRHHSKPNGDGSQRLAHCFADGLEARLAGTGSQLYRMLIAKRTTASDMLKAYHLYLAACPFKRLSHFLSNQTILSMIKNASKVHIIDFGIYFGFQWPCLIRRLSKREGGPPVLRITGIDVPQPGFRPSERIEETGRRLAEYAAKFKVPFEYQGIASKWETIRVEDLKVGKDEVVIVNCLYRFRNLIDETVAVDSPRNRVLNTIRQVNPAIFIHGIVNGSYSVPFFITRFREALFHFSALFDMLETTVPRDDPQRALIEREMFGREALNVIACEGSDRVERPETYKQWQVRNLRAGFVQSPLNQEIVMKAKDKVKDIYHKDFVIDEDSGWLLQGWKGRIIYAISTWKPKKN